Proteins encoded together in one Benincasa hispida cultivar B227 chromosome 1, ASM972705v1, whole genome shotgun sequence window:
- the LOC120070217 gene encoding GEM-like protein 5 — protein MAGTSEDSKPAESQASPAPTPSTEDESKKWGTHIMGPPAAPNEHPDNQKAAFWNAAAQQQIHHHPYVQYSPMDHRPSTNPFEPVVHAFNSWSNKAESIARNIWHNLRTGPSMSETAWGKLNLTAKAITEGGFESLFKQTFATEVNEKLMKSFACYLSTTTGPVAGTLYLSTVRVAFCSDRPLYFTAPSGQPSWSYYKVMIPLSHIATVNPVTMPGNPSARYLQITTVDAHEFWFMGFVNFEKATHHLLNAVSAHNSPISAA, from the exons ATGGCCGGAACATCTGAAGATTCCAAACCCGCCGAATCTCAGGCCTCCCCTGCACCGACGCCGTCAACGGAGGATGAATCAAAGAAATGGGGGACACACATCATGGGACCACCGGCAGCCCCCAACGAGCATCCGGATAACCAGAAAGCAGCGTTCTGGAACGCCGCCGCTCAGCAGCAGATTCACCACCATCCGTACGTACAATACTCGCCGATGGATCATCGGCCGAGCACCAACCCGTTCGAGCCCGTGGTACACGCCTTTAATTCGTGGAGCAACAAGGCAGAATCGATCGCGCGTAACATTTGGCACAATC TGAGGACTGGGCCGTCGATGTCGGAAACGGCTTGGGGGAAACTGAACTTGACGGCAAAGGCTATAACGGAAGGGGGATTTGAGTCTCTGTTTAAGCAGACTTTCGCGACGGAGGTGAATGAGAAACTGATGAAAAGCTTTGCCTGCTATCTCTCCACCACGACGGGTCCGGTCGCCGGAACTCTGTATCTGTCGACGGTGCGTGTGGCTTTTTGTAGTGATCGCCCACTTTACTTCACTGCTCCCTCTGGTCAACCGTCTTGGAGCTACTACAAG GTAATGATACCATTGTCGCATATAGCGACGGTGAACCCAGTGACGATGCCGGGAAACCCGTCGGCGAGGTACCTCCAAATCACTACCGTGGACGCGCATGAGTTTTGGTTTATGGGTTTCGT